A window of Saccharomyces paradoxus chromosome XIII, complete sequence contains these coding sequences:
- the UBX4 gene encoding Ubx4p (UBX domain-containing protein that interacts with Cdc48p~similar to YMR067C) translates to MPVVTVKYNFQLFKCKVTSNSTLNDVLHQSLQFFQLRTPPNDWTLVHLDKPVPLDLPWRLLNLPMGVNLELSNNINSPVANKSNNEDMRSNTIKIRFQIPGRDSVVKEVPSGQPIAPILQNISGVAGNDFKIQVFSRTIEYKTIKDEDLTLEKLGIQEPSSIRLLLANPSYSKGVSTNSAAHLEQIPPTVVTSPETVASSPPHEFHKPSVFLPSDEPLAAIKDQIEGEEDYELTVEQAKKYQKMLSLKAGTLGGPILTKRLREQSANNSLKKNKAISECLLRVKFPDRSHIEIAFKPNEDMRTVYNVVSQFLIDEKMPFTLNQSHPFKPLAKNDQTLLNDLEFGSKTMLLFETNSSFTGPLIKSSLLEDAQKIAHQTKINPPANTTDKPNSRGPFDNAANIKKTLNRVPKWMKLSKK, encoded by the coding sequence ATGCCTGTGGTTACTGTGAAGTATAActttcaacttttcaaatgtAAAGTTACTTCGAATTCCACACTAAACGATGTATTACACCAATCTTTGCAGTTCTTCCAACTGCGCACCCCGCCAAACGATTGGACATTGGTACATTTGGATAAGCCAGTGCCATTAGATTTGCCATGGAGGCTTCTAAACTTACCAATGGGTGTCAACTTAGAATTATCTAACAATATTAATTCTCCGGTGGCAAATAAGAGCAACAACGAAGATATGCGATCAAACACAATTAAAATACGGTTTCAAATTCCAGGAAGAGATTCAGTAGTTAAAGAAGTGCCATCCGGTCAACCAATTGCCCCAATCTTGCAAAATATAAGTGGTGTTGCAGGGAATGATTTCAAGATTCAAGTGTTTTCCAGGACCATAGAATATAAAACAATTAAGGATGAGGATTTGACgcttgaaaaattaggAATCCAAGAACCATCTTCAATTAGATTGCTTCTTGCTAATCCATCGTATTCTAAGGGCGTTAGCACGAACAGCGCCGCCCACCTAGAACAAATTCCTCCCACAGTAGTGACAAGCCCGGAAACAGTTGCCTCGTCACCACCTCATGAATTTCATAAACCTTCTGTGTTCTTGCCTTCGGATGAGCCACTAGCAGCTATCAAGGATCAAATTGAAGGTGAAGAAGACTACGAATTGACAGTAGAACAAGCcaaaaaataccaaaaaatgtTATCATTGAAGGCCGGTACTTTAGGTGGTCCTATTTTAACAAAAAGACTTAGAGAGCAATCAGCAAACAATTCGcttaagaaaaataagGCTATATCTGAATGTTTACTAAGAGTCAAGTTTCCTGATAGAAGCCACATCGAAATAGCATTTAAACCCAATGAAGATATGCGTACAGTCTATAACGTCGTATCGCAGTTTCTGATCGATGAAAAAATGCCTTTTACGTTAAATCAATCCCATCCTTTTAAACCATTGGCTAAAAATGATCAGACGCTATTGAATGACTTGGAGTTTGGCTCTAAAACAATGCtcctttttgaaacaaattcAAGTTTTACTGGACCCTTAATAAAGAGCTCTCTTTTGGAAGATGCGCAAAAAATTGCACACCAGACAAAGATAAACCCACCAGCTAATACGACAGATAAGCCCAATTCACGGGGGCCCTTTGATAACGCTgcaaatatcaaaaagacTTTGAATAGAGTACCTAAATGGATGAAATTgagtaaaaaataa
- the AVO2 gene encoding Avo2p (Component of a complex containing the Tor2p kinase and other proteins~similar to YMR068W): MLKEPSVRLREAIVEGNLLIVKRLLRRNPDLLTNIDSENGWSSLHYASYHGRYLICVYLIQLGHDKHELIKTFKGNTCVHLALMKGHEQTLHLLLQQFPRFINHRGENGRAPIHIACMNDYYQCLSLLIGVGADLWVMDFNGDTPLHVCLEYGSISCMKMLLNESEVSLDDNVRDKGNWRPIDVAQTFEVGNIYSKVLKEVKKKGPPLGAGKKPSSFRTPILNAKATFEDGPSPVLSMNSPYSLYSNNSPLPVLPRRVSTHTANNNSGNRRSSITNPVFNPRKPTLSTDSFSSSSNSSSRLRVNSINVKTPVGVSPKKEQAPQSVRHSATPTSPHNNIALINRYLLPNKSNDNVRTDSQTSTINDDGGGGTGGIGGNSADVTIGMGLREIPNDENENKYKIKANNGEPRRRVSLLNIPISKLRNSSNVSSEE; the protein is encoded by the coding sequence ATGTTGAAGGAACCCTCCGTTCGGTTGCGGGAGGCTATTGTTGAAGGCAATTTACTTATAGTGAAGAGACTGTTGCGACGGAATCCGGATTTGCTAACTAACATCGACTCAGAGAACGGATGGAGCTCATTACATTACGCCTCGTATCATGGAAGGTACCTTATATGCGTGTATTTAATTCAGCTGGGACACGACAAGCATGAGTTaataaaaacttttaaagGGAATACATGTGTGCATTTGGCGTTAATGAAGGGTCACGAGCAAACTTTACATTTACTTTTGCAACAATTTCCGCGATTTATCAACCATCGCGGGGAGAATGGTAGGGCCCCCATCCATATAGCATGTATGAACGATTATTATCAATGTCTGAGTTTGTTGATAGGGGTCGGTGCTGATTTGTGGGTGATGGACTTCAATGGCGATACGCCGCTGCATGTATGCCTGGAATATGGCAGTATAAGTTGCATGAAGATGCTCCTCAACGAAAGTGAAGTGTCCTTGGACGATAATGTCAGGGATAAAGGCAATTGGAGACCAATAGACGTGGCACAAACGTTTGAAGTGGGTaatatatattcaaaagtgttaaaagaagtaaaaaagaagggGCCACCACTGGGCGCTGGCAAGAAACCAAGTTCATTCAGGACTCCTATACTAAATGCAAAGGCCACTTTTGAGGACGGGCCTTCCCCAGTTTTAAGCATGAATTCTCCATATTCACTCTATTCTAATAATAGTCCCCTGCCGGTATTACCAAGAAGAGTATCAACGCATACAGCTAACAATAACAGTGGGAATCGGAGGAGCTCCATTACAAATCCGGTATTTAACCCACGAAAACCGACTTTATCGACGGACAGTTTTTCGTCGAGCTCAAATTCCAGCTCAAGACTAAGAGTGAACTCTATAAACGTAAAGACTCCAGTGGGTGTGTCGCCCAAGAAAGAGCAGGCACCTCAATCAGTACGACACAGCGCAACACCAACAAGTCCGCACAATAACATCGCGTTGATTAATAGATACTTGTTGCCTAACAAGAGCAATGATAACGTGAGAACAGACTCACAGACATCAACAATCAATGACGACGGCGGTGGTGGCACGGGCGGCATTGGCGGCAATAGCGCTGACGTCACTATAGGAATGGGACTAAGAGAGATCCCGAATGACGAGAACGAGAACAAGTACAAGATCAAGGCAAACAATGGCGAACCACGAAGACGAGTGTCGCTTCTGAACATACCCATCTCAAAATTAAGAAACAGCAGTAATGTGAGTTCAGAAGAGTGA
- the NAT4 gene encoding N-terminal L-serine N(alpha)-acetyltransferase NatD (N alpha-acetyl-transferase~similar to YMR069W) produces the protein MCCSLYNKVTYDNIRTSKERLKERREVAMAPMFQQFLSICMEKFPETLEFKNSDANGNITTTILERKMIYIPEGDRHATDSPKCINYRFHKSCGDQMLDSCVQLVDEHLGAKYRRASRIMYGNRKPWKANKLVEMKSAGLVYVSYWDNGVLGAFASFMLTEETGLVEGDVAHEVSVPVIYLYEVHVACAHRGHGIGRRLLERALCEGVARHVRRICDNFFGVALTVFSDNTRARRLYEALGFYRAPGSPAAETATIRPTRHGGGRLYVPRDPLYYVYCLHML, from the coding sequence ATGTGTTGTTCACTATATAATAAAGTCACATACGACAATATACGAACATCGAAAGAGCGCTTAAAAGAGAGACGAGAGGTCGCTATGGCACCAATGTTCCAGCAGTTCTTGAGTATTTGcatggaaaaatttcctGAAACTCTAGAGTTCAAGAACAGCGATGCAAACGGTAATATCACTACCACTATTCTGGAAAGGAAGATGATCTACATTCCTGAGGGTGACCGTCATGCTACTGACAGTCCCAAGTGTATAAACTACAGGTTCCACAAATCCTGCGGCGACCAAATGTTGGACTCATGTGTGCAATTAGTAGACGAACACCTTGGCGCCAAGTATCGCCGGGCCTCGCGCATTATGTACGGCAACCGGAAGCCGTGGAAGGCAAACAAACTCGTAGAGATGAAAAGCGCCGGCCTTGTGTATGTCAGTTACTGGGACAACGGCGTGCTGGGTGCATTTGCCTCATTCATGCTTACAGAGGAAACGGGGCTCGTCGAAGGCGATGTTGCACATGAGGTCAGCGTGCCCGTGATTTACCTTTACGAGGTACATGTAGCTTGTGCACACCGTGGGCACGGGATCGGTCGGCGGCTATTGGAGCGCGCACTGTGCGAGGGAGTAGCCCGACATGTCCGCCGCATATGTGACAATTTCTTCGGTGTAGCACTCACCGTATTCAGCGATAATACACGGGCACGGCGGCTGTATGAAGCACTGGGATTTTACCGCGCTCCAGGATCACCCGCAGCAGAAACGGCAACAATTCGTCCAACGCGACATGGTGGGGGTCGTCTCTACGTGCCACGCGATCCGCTTTATTACGTATATTGCCTTCACATGCTGTGA
- the MOT3 gene encoding Mot3p (Transcriptional repressor and activator with two C2-H2 zinc fingers~similar to YMR070W) gives MNADHHLQQQQQQQQQQQQQQQQQRQQHQHQHQHQHQHQHQHQQHTILQNVSNTSNIGGDSLASQPYNTTTISSNKDDVMVSSGARELPMPLHQQQYIYPYYQYPNNNANNNNAAAANNMSASPIVHNNSNNSNISASDYTTANNSTNNNNNNNNNNIHPNQFAATTNINTSAAAAAYYAFPAANMPIPQQDQQYMFNPASYISHYYSAVNNNNNGNNAPNNSSNNSSHPAPAPAPAPAPAHHHHSNTHNNLNNGGAVNTNNAPQHHPTIITDQFQFQLQQNSSPNLNLNINPAQPMHLPPGWKINTIPQPRPTATPNHPSAPIPPSSSVAQNAIPAPSSDHKYIHQCQFCEKSFKRKSWLKRHLLSHSQQRHFLCPWCLSRQKRKDNLLQHMKLKHTNYLLDELKKNNIIFNYNNSSSTNSNNDNNNSNNSASGGGGGDPATTVAAAPENEDGNSYDANIKTLINDGVLNKDDVKRVLNNLIVSHNK, from the coding sequence ATGAATGCGGACCATCACCtgcaacaacaacaacaacaacaacaacaacaacaacaacaacaacaacaacagcgACAACAGCATCAACATCAGCATCAGCATCAGCATCAGCATCAGCACCAGCACCAGCAGCACACGATATTACAAAATGTTTCGAACACTAGCAACATTGGGGGTGATTCGCTGGCGTCGCAACCTTACAACACTACTACTATTTCCTCCAACAAGGATGACGTTATGGTAAGCTCCGGAGCAAGAGAACTGCCCATGCCCTTACATCAGCAGCAGTATATATATCCTTACTACCAGTATCCAAACAATAACGctaacaacaataatgcGGCTGCTGCTAACAATATGTCCGCGTCTCCGATCGTCCACAACAACAGTAACAACAGCAATATCTCTGCTTCTGATTACACTACCGCAAACAATAGtactaataataacaataacaataataacaataatattcaCCCAAACCAATTTGCTGCCACCACCAATATTAACACAAGCGCTGCAGCGGCTGCTTACTACGCCTTTCCCGCTGCTAATATGCCAATACCGCAACAGGACCAACAATATATGTTCAATCCTGCCTCTTATATAAGCCATTACTATTCAGCTgttaacaacaataacaacgGCAATAACGCTCCTAACAACAGTAGTAACAATTCTTCTCATCCCGCCCCAGCACCAGCCCCAGCACCAGCCCCAGCTCATCACCATCACAGTAACACACACAACAATCTCAATAATGGTGGTGCTGTAAATACAAACAACGCTCCTCAGCACCATCCGACGATAATAACCGATCAATTCCAGTTTCAACTACAACAAAATTCTTCTCCAAATTTGAATCTCAACATCAACCCGGCGCAACCTATGCATCTGCCTCCGGGTTGGAAAATAAATACCATACCGCAGCCTCGTCCTACAGCCACACCTAACCACCCATCCGCACCGATTCCTCCTTCAAGCTCTGTGGCTCAGAACGCAATACCTGCTCCATCATCTGACCATAAGTATATCCATCAATGTCAATTTTGTGAGAAATCATTTAAAAGGAAGTCGTGGTTGAAAAGACACTTATTGTCTCATTCCCAACAGAGGCACTTTTTGTGTCCTTGGTGTTTGAGCAggcagaaaagaaaggatAATCTTTTACAGCATATGAAACTTAAGCATACAAACTACTTATTAGATGAACTTAAGAAAAACAACATCATCTTCAACTATAACAACTCCTCCTCCACTAATAGTAACAatgataacaataatagtaacaatAGCGCTAGCGGCGGTGGCGGTGGCGATCCCGCGACAACAGTAGCAGCAGCTCCcgaaaatgaagatggaAACAGTTACGATGCAAACATCAAAACTTTAATCAATGATGGCGTACTGAACAAGGACGACGTTAAGCGTGTTTTGAATAACCTTATTGTTAGCCACAACAAATAG
- the TVP18 gene encoding Tvp18p (Integral membrane protein~similar to YMR071C): protein MALSLGQFINVSGMVKDLKSFNFSVYGRWFGYINIILCIALGIANLFHVSGVIAFGIISIIQGLVILFIEIPFLLKICPLSDNFIEFIKKFETNGWRCIFYLAMAIIQYVSIAVMATSLIVVAVGLTISSISYAVAYTKHQEFQNTNIIKNPTDDDFPHEAVVREML, encoded by the coding sequence ATGGCTTTAAGTTTAGGACAGTTCATTAATGTGAGTGGTATGGTGaaggatttgaaaagtttcaaCTTTAGTGTATATGGCAGATGGTTTGGATATATCAACATAATCTTGTGTATTGCCCTCGGGATAGCGAATCTGTTCCACGTCAGTGGAGTGATAGCTTTTGGTATCATTAGTATAATCCAAGGATTAGTGATTCTATTCATTGAgataccatttttgttgaagatttGTCCCCTTAGCGataattttattgaattcattaagaaatttgaaacaaatgGATGGAGGTGTATTTTCTATCTGGCAATGGCAATAATCCAATACGTTTCCATTGCAGTGATGGCTACGAGTTTGATTGTGGTAGCTGTCGGGTTAACGATATCGTCAATCAGTTATGCAGTGGCATATACCAAGCATCAAGAGTTTCAGAATACAaacatcatcaaaaatcCTACAGATGACGATTTTCCCCACGAGGCTGTTGTCAGGGAAATGTTGTAA
- the ABF2 gene encoding DNA-binding protein ABF2 (Mitochondrial DNA-binding protein~similar to YMR072W) has product MNSYSLLTRSFHESSKPLFNIVSTLLKASKRTQLRNELIKQGPKRPTSAYFLYLQDHRSQFVKENPTLRPAEISKIAGEKWQNLEADIKDKYISQRKKLYSEYQKAKKEFDEKLPPKKPAGPFIKYANEVRTQVFAEHPDKSQLDLMKIIGDKWQSLDQKIKDKYIQEYKKAIQEYNARFPLN; this is encoded by the coding sequence ATGAACAGCTACAGCCTATTAACCAGATCTTTCCACGAATCTTCTAAGCCACTTTTTAACATAGTTAGCACCCTGTTGAAGGCTTCCAAGAGAACGCAACTCAGAAATGAATTGATAAAACAGGGTCCTAAAAGGCCCACTTCTGCTTATTTTTTGTACTTGCAAGATCACAGAAGCCAATTCGTTAAGGAAAATCCAACCTTGCGCCCAGCTGAAATTAGCAAGATTGCTGGtgaaaaatggcaaaattTGGAAGCTGACATAAAAGATAAATACATTTctcaaagaaagaagctATATTCTGAATACCAAAAGGCCAAGAAGGAATTCGACGAAAAGCTTCCTCCAAAAAAACCAGCTGGTCCCTTCATCAAGTATGCCAACGAAGTTCGTACCCAAGTTTTTGCAGAACATCCTGACAAGTCTCAATTGgatttgatgaaaattaTCGGAGATAAATGGCAATCCTTggatcaaaaaattaaggaTAAATACATACAAGAGTATAAAAAGGCTATTCAGGAATATAATGCTCGTTTCCCTCTCAACTGA
- the IRC21 gene encoding Irc21p (similar to YMR073C) has protein sequence MGTDGMDRDVANSKPNVRFATPQRLTVTHPTTSSPLHMPMSRSTRKPLVRTKIRLDPGHSALDWHSLTSNPANYYTKFVSLQLIQDLLDDPVFQKDNFKFSPSQLKNQLLVQKIPLYKIMPPLRINREIVKKHCKGEDELWCVINNRVYDISSYLKFHPGGTDILLRHRNSDDLITYFNKYHQWVNYEKLLQVCFIGIVCE, from the coding sequence ATGGGGACTGACGGCATGGACAGAGATGTTGCAAACTCAAAACCAAATGTCAGATTTGCTACGCCTCAACGACTAACCGTTACTCATCCCACTACATCATCACCGCTGCATATGCCTATGTCGAGATCAACGAGAAAGCCTCTTGTAAGGACCAAAATAAGACTAGATCCCGGACACAGCGCTCTGGACTGGCACTCTCTAACCTCCAATCCAGCAAATTATTATACAAAGTTCGTTTCGCTACAACTTATTCAGGATTTACTGGATGATCCggtatttcaaaaagataatTTCAAGTTTTCACCCTCTCAGCTGAAAAACCAGTTGCTTGTCCAAAAGATCCCTCTTTATAAAATAATGCCACCCTTAAGAATAAACAGAGAAATTGTAAAGAAGCATTGTAAAGGTGAGGACGAGTTATGGTGCGTTATAAACAATAGGGTCTATGACATTTCCAGTTATTTAAAGTTCCATCCAGGTGGCACGGACATCTTATTAAGACACCGTAATAGTGATGATTTGATTACATATTTTAATAAGTATCATCAATGGGTGAactatgaaaaattattacaGGTTTGTTTCATTGGCATTGTATGTGAATAA